The following coding sequences lie in one Halobacteria archaeon AArc-dxtr1 genomic window:
- a CDS encoding uracil-DNA glycosylase, producing the protein MTGPTDDSGADAHDPRFPDSRHILDRDCERCPTLAEGRNCISWGTGPLDATVFVIGEAPGAGTPEADRWRGGNWTGKAYTSRHSGRRIRRMIETIGYGDDAYYTNAVKCFPPDPDDPSSNREPTDEERTNCRTHLLDEIETVSPTVVLATGKHATASVLAAEGRSLDGFLETVLEPVRCERLDAWFVPILHPSYQDVWIGRLGYEPEEYLAAIGETIADCLATPLEN; encoded by the coding sequence GAGCCGATGCCCACGACCCACGGTTTCCAGACTCGCGTCACATCCTCGACCGCGACTGCGAGCGCTGTCCTACACTCGCCGAGGGCCGAAACTGTATCTCCTGGGGAACCGGCCCACTCGACGCCACCGTCTTCGTGATCGGCGAGGCGCCCGGCGCCGGCACCCCTGAGGCCGACCGCTGGCGCGGGGGCAACTGGACCGGGAAGGCCTACACCTCGCGACACTCGGGTCGGCGCATTCGCCGGATGATCGAGACGATCGGCTACGGCGACGACGCCTACTACACCAACGCCGTCAAGTGCTTCCCGCCGGATCCTGACGATCCCTCCAGTAACCGAGAGCCGACCGACGAGGAGCGCACGAACTGTCGAACCCACCTGCTCGACGAGATCGAGACGGTCTCTCCAACCGTCGTCCTCGCCACCGGCAAGCACGCGACGGCGTCCGTTCTCGCCGCCGAAGGACGATCGCTCGACGGCTTCCTCGAAACCGTCCTCGAGCCCGTCCGCTGCGAGCGACTCGACGCCTGGTTCGTGCCCATTTTGCACCCGTCTTACCAGGACGTCTGGATCGGTCGCCTCGGTTACGAGCCCGAGGAGTACCTCGCGGCGATCGGCGAGACGATCGCCGACTGCCTGGCGACGCCACTCGAGAACTGA